A genomic segment from Bacteroidota bacterium encodes:
- the murC gene encoding UDP-N-acetylmuramate--L-alanine ligase, with the protein MTTDNMVTPELKCVYFLGIGGIGMSAIARCFNARGVSVSGYDKTPTPLTDELIAEGIPVHFEERIDLIPAHAELVVYTPAVPVGNTELIYIKEHGYTLRKRSEVLAMLVDDMKTLAIAGTHGKTSITSVVSHILKKGGFPVTAFIGGICKNYNSNFISSENSTIAVVEADEYDRSFLKLHPDIAVISAMDADHLDIYGTKETVEESYALFAANIRKGGFLIHKSGLRLPEQKDATVLTYAASGTADFHAENIRIEHANFIFDLRHPNGIIQNIVAGVPGRHNIENAIAAAAACFCCGLDEERIKTGIESYTGVKRRFDYHINTPKMVYIDDYGHHPEELRTFINSVRELYPEQKITGIFQPHLYSRTRDFADEFAKSLKLLDRVYLMDIYPARELPIEGVTSKMLLDKIELPDKKLLRREAVIDELLNDLPEVLLTLGAGDIDQLVEPIEHALKQKIHGK; encoded by the coding sequence ATGACAACGGATAATATGGTAACTCCGGAATTAAAATGTGTGTATTTTCTGGGTATCGGAGGTATCGGAATGAGTGCTATTGCCCGTTGCTTTAACGCCCGTGGCGTGAGTGTAAGCGGCTATGATAAAACACCAACGCCTCTGACGGATGAACTCATTGCCGAAGGTATTCCGGTTCATTTCGAAGAGCGCATTGACCTCATTCCGGCTCACGCTGAGCTTGTTGTATATACACCTGCCGTTCCTGTTGGCAATACTGAACTTATTTATATAAAGGAACACGGATATACCCTCAGGAAACGCTCAGAAGTCCTGGCAATGTTGGTTGATGATATGAAAACCCTTGCTATTGCCGGCACGCACGGAAAAACAAGTATAACTTCTGTTGTAAGTCATATTCTGAAAAAAGGAGGTTTCCCTGTTACCGCTTTTATTGGTGGCATCTGTAAAAATTACAACAGTAATTTTATAAGCTCTGAAAATAGTACAATTGCCGTAGTTGAGGCCGATGAATACGATCGTTCATTTTTGAAACTTCATCCCGATATTGCTGTGATTTCGGCTATGGACGCCGACCATCTCGATATCTACGGAACAAAAGAAACGGTTGAAGAATCATATGCGTTATTCGCTGCAAATATTCGGAAAGGAGGCTTTCTGATACATAAATCAGGGCTGCGGCTTCCCGAACAGAAAGACGCGACTGTGCTGACTTATGCCGCTTCGGGTACCGCCGATTTTCACGCTGAGAATATCCGTATTGAACATGCGAATTTTATTTTTGATCTTCGTCACCCGAACGGAATAATTCAAAATATTGTTGCCGGTGTGCCGGGACGACATAATATAGAAAATGCAATCGCTGCAGCAGCCGCGTGTTTTTGTTGCGGCCTGGATGAAGAGCGCATTAAAACAGGAATTGAAAGTTATACCGGTGTGAAGCGGAGGTTCGATTATCACATCAACACGCCCAAAATGGTTTATATTGATGATTACGGCCATCATCCCGAAGAGCTGCGCACCTTTATCAACTCCGTGCGTGAGCTGTACCCGGAACAAAAAATCACGGGCATTTTTCAGCCGCATCTGTATAGCCGTACACGCGATTTTGCTGATGAATTTGCCAAAAGTCTCAAATTGCTCGACCGCGTTTATCTTATGGATATTTACCCGGCGCGCGAACTTCCTATCGAAGGTGTGACTTCAAAAATGTTATTGGATAAAATTGAGTTGCCAGATAAAAAACTGCTTCGGCGCGAGGCTGTTATTGATGAATTATTAAATGACCTGCCAGAAGTATTGCTTACACTGGGAGCCGGCGATATAGACCAGTTGGTCGAACCCATAGAACACGCATTAAAACAAAAAATACACGGTAAATGA